In Brienomyrus brachyistius isolate T26 chromosome 25, BBRACH_0.4, whole genome shotgun sequence, a single window of DNA contains:
- the kif15 gene encoding kinesin-like protein KIF15-B isoform X2, producing MLLSAMSTKGRESGEPLQQTAVSGDGDSIKVFVRVRPLTQGAGLTTDGDQSMCLTVTSANTIRLHTKPEPRTFTYDHVADVDVTQESVFASVARNIVESCVNGYNGTVFAYGQTGSGKTFTMLGPSESSSFSDDLRGVIPRSFECLFFLISREVERSGSSKSFLCKCSFIEIYNEQIYDLLDSASASLFLRENIKKGVFVEGAVEKIVTSAVDAYQVLSMGWRNRRVASTSMNRESSRSHAVFTMTLESKETVNEVVNIRTSQLNLVDLAGSERQKDTHTEGSRLKEASSINRSLMCLGQVIMALVDVSNGKSRHICYRDSKLTFLLRDSLGGNARTYIIANVHPGSKCFGETLSTLQFAQRAKLIKNKAMINEDTQGNVKQLQAELKKLKEQLAQALAAGVRLEDGGKDLAPGGPQLLPVLPAESSSQTPYQRRFTEAMLLWRRTEDVKKSLLQKLAQLEEAWAKKEKFIHSNRMILKFREEHISRLEKLLKGGQSRLADEETQNLVNQLQQEIKILKDQVEHHPRMIRYAAENFSLREENQQLRALESVRETAVANTQTAAELEVLLQRCLEAEKTPGDPLSRSTSVTMDSISAASVERLKSQLVQKQAELTATVQALEEYKEVTKKQLSELKSEKRYLEKSNNHLENILVATKAHKNLEVSQLNKLHVETIKSLTTPTKTYNLRSRLVPLSSPEHCNSEEDVEDIRSEPPPPDMNEVACETLTEELRLAQEQAGSFQNQLDEEQAKGRKLQLQTAKLEEQVSRMEEDLRSKEEMYSSERGVWTKEQQTLQESVAALETALQEERGRADVLKGEIHDLRVVLQSADKELEVAKGELEQNRGEQDQELDRLSTALISTQLQLDNLRLESEQVLKERRHLQDALDTLQAEMTFEADQCRQQLEEKAAETASQQIQLTALKEALQSEREHASSLMAQLREDKESTSMELVRSGQENAQLRSRMSELSTQTQQQAASILNLEQSLSSANAALASLEQKAEADKACVVDLINQTRDLRSDLGQKEHSLALLTGDLKDITAKYTCACGEREELRESILRMKQEIQELREASQRRVASDQIAQELVQEDLAYATEEVGRLTRVLDEQADLLRAVQAQAAEKDATIQELQGQLKGQEEQKLAEGDLQRVNHTPRPSVTPKAESWTPHTPQSFGTNVSQLLETQARELEDRRSSMMTMEVLLGELNTDRAAKAEEIQRLKAQLNEKEITCIEIQTLLDKFYKMQGQPPPPTTNNGSPECPSRSGFTLPLKCCLPGREGLQDAIQLSVLKQLQEEKQATIAAMLKLSETEERLQQQEMFLAQAQRCIQELTDELRNRCLELRDMHVSAQQQEKLMQEVEVLRRQVGILSEENGKLVGHQNHRQKIEYLVKLKKDNTKLMEENELLRSEISLLKDVRKL from the exons ATGTTATTATCCGCTATGAGTACGAAGGGGAGAG AGTCCGGGGAGCCTCTACAACAGACAGCTGTCAG CGGCGATGGCGACTCCATCAAAGTGTTTGTTCGCGTGCGGCCGCTCACCCAGGGCGCCGGGCTGACGACGGACGGCGACCAGAGTATGTGCCTGACCGTCACGTCGGCCAACACCATCCGCCTGCACACGAAGCCAGAGCCGCGCACGTTCACCTACGACCACGTGGCCGACGTGGACGTCACACAG GAGTCTGTGTTTGCCAGTGTGGCCAGAAACATTGTGGAATCCTGTGTGAATGGATACAACGGCACGGTCTTTGCTTA tggtCAAACCGGCTCTGGGAAAACTTTCACTATGCTGG gtccctctGAATCCAGCAGCTTCAGCGACGACTTGCGCGGCGTCATTCCTAGAAGCTTTGAGTGTCTTTTTTTCCTCATCAGCCGGGAGGTGGAACGC TCTGGAAGCTCCAAGAGCTTCCTTTGCAAGTGCTCCTTCATCGAGATCTACAACGAGCAGATATATGACCTTCTGGACAGCGCCTCGGCCAGCCTCTTTCTGCGTGAGAACATCAAGAAGGGCGTGTTCGTGGAGGGTGCCGTGGAGAAGATCGTCACCTCGGCTGTGGACGCGTACCAG GTGCTCTCCATGGGCTGGCGGAACCGACGAGTGGCTTCCACCTCCATGAACCGGGAGTCGTCGCGGTCCCACGCGGTCTTCACCATGACGCTGGAATCCAAGGAGACTGTGAATGAGGTGGTGAACATTCGCACATCCCAGCTGAACCTGGTGGACCTGGCCGGCTCCGAGAGGCAGAAGGACACGCACACAGAGGGATCCCGGTTGAAG GAAGCCAGCAGCATAAATCGCTCCCTGATGTGCCTGGGCCAGGTAATAATGGCTCTGGTGGACGTGTCCAACGGCAAAAGTCGCCACATCTGTTACAGGGACTCCAAACTCACCTTCCTGCTTCGG GACTCTCTGGGTGGTAACGCCAGGACTTACATTATAGCCAACGTGCATCCTGGCTCCAAGTGCTTCGGGGAGACGCTGTCCACCCTCCAGTTTGCACAGAGAGCCAAGCTCATCAAGAACAAG GCCATGATCAACGAGGACACACAGGGCAACGTGAAGCAGCTGCAGGCCGAGctgaagaagctgaaggagcagCTGGCCCAGGCTCTAGCAGCTGGGGTCAGGctggaggacggcgggaaagatcTTGCCCCTGGAGGCCCCCAGTTGCTGCCCG TGCTGCCGGCTGAGAGCAGCTCGCAGACACCTTACCAGAGGCGCTTCACAGAGGCCATGCTACTCTGGAGAAGGACAGAGGACGTGAAGAAG TCTCTGCTTCAGAAGCTTGCACAGCTGGAAGAGGCCTGGGCCAAGAAGGAGAAGTTCATCCACTCCAATCGCATGATCCTCAAGTTCCGGGAGGAGCACATCTCACGGCTGGAAAAGCTGCTGAAGGGAGGCCAGAGCAGGCTTGCTGACGAGGAGACCCAGAACCTGGTGAACCAGCTTCAGCAGGAGATCAAGATACTCAAGGATCAG GTGGAGCATCATCCTCGCATGATCCGGTATGCTGCAGAGAATTTCAGCCTTAGGGAGGAGAACCAACAGCTACGGGCCCTGGAGTCAGTCCGGGAGACTGCGGTGGCCAACACTCAGACCGCAGCCGAGCTGGAGGTGCTGCTGCAGAGATGTCTGGAGGCAGAGAAAACCCCTGGAG ACCCGCTAAGCCGCTCTACCTCTGTGACCATGGACAGCATCTCTGCAGCTTCTGTGGAGCGGctgaagtcccagttggttcaGAAGCAGGCAGAGCTGACTGCCACGGTCCAGGCTCTGGAGGAGTACAAGGAGGTCACCAA AAAGCAGCTGTCAGAGCTAAAGTCTGAGAAGAGGTACCTGGAGAAATCCAACAACCACCTGGAGAACATCCTGGTGGCCACAAAAGCCCACAAAAACCTGGAGGTTTCCCAGCTGAACAAGCTGCATGTGGAGACCATCAAG AGCTTGACCACACCCACCAAGACGTACAACCTGCGCTCTCGCCTGGTGCCCCTGTCCAGCCCCGAGCACTGCAACAGTGAGGAAGACGTGGAGGACATTCGCAGTGAGCCCCCGCCCCCAGACATGAACGAGGTCGCCTGTGAGACACTGACGGAGGAGCTGCGGCTGGCCCAG GAGCAAGCCGGCTCCTTCCAGAACCAGCTGGATGAGGAGCAGGCGAAGGGCAGGAAGCTACAGCTACAGACCGCAAAGCTGGAGGAGCAGGTATCCAGGATGGAGGAGGACCTGCGTAGCAAAGAGGAG ATGTACTCCTCTGAGCGGGGTGTCTGGACCAAGGAGCAGCAAACTCTACAGGAGAGCGTAGCTGCTCTGGAGACGGCACTGCAAGAGGAGCGGGGCAGGGCAGACG TGCTAAAGGGCGAGATACACGACCTGCGGGTGGTGCTGCAGTCAGCTGACAAGGAGCTGGAGGTGGCGAAAGGCGAGCTGGAGCAAAACCGCGGCGAGCAGGACCAGGAGCTGGACCGGCTCTCTACCGCCCTCATCAGCACGCAGCTGCAGCTGGATAATCTCAG GCTGGAATCAGAGCAGGTCCTGAAGGAGAGGCGCCACCTGCAGGACGCCCTGGACACGCTGCAAGCAGAGATGACGTTTGAAGCCGACCAGTGCAGACAGCAGCTGGAGGAAAAGGCGGCAGAGACTGCCTCCCAGCAGATACAGCTGACG GCTCTGAAAGAAGCCCTGCAGTCCGAGAGAGAACATGCATCCTCCTTGATGGCCCAGCTCAGAGAAGACAAGGAGAGCACCTCCAT GGAGCTGGTGAGGTCAGGGCAGGAAAACGCCCAGCTGAGAAGTCGGATGTCTGAACTGAGCACGCAAACGCAgcagcag GCCGCCAGCATCCTCAACCTCGAGCAGAGTCTGTCCTCGGCTAATGCTGCACTCGCGAGTCTGGAGCAGAAGGCCGAGGCAGATAAA GCCTGTGTGGTGGATCTCATAAaccaaaccagggacctccGCAGTGACCTGGGCCAGAAGGAGCACAGCCTGGCCCTTCTGACGGGTGACCTGAAGGACATCACG GCCAAGTACACCTGTGCCTGCGGAGAACGCGAGGAGCTGCGAGAGAGCATCCTCCGGATGAAGCAGGAGATCCAGGAGCTGAGGGAGGCATCCCAGCGCCGCGTGGCCTCCGACCAAATCGCC CAAGAGCTGGTGCAGGAAGACCTGGCTTATGCCACCGAGGAGGTGGGCCGCCTGACCAGGGTGCTGGACGAGCAGGCCGACCTCCTGCGAGCTGTGCAGGCCCAGGCCGCCGAGAAGGACGCCACCATCCAAGAGCTGCAGGGGCAG CTGAAAGGTCAGGAGGAACAGAAGCTGGCTGAAGGTGACCTTCAGCGGGTCAATCACACTCCACGGCCTTCAGTCACTCCAAAGGCAGAGTCGTGG ACTCCACATACACCCCAGAGCTTCGGCACAAACGTGTCCCAGCTGCTGGAGACTCAGGCCCGGGAGCTGGAGGATCGCCGGTCCTCCATGATGACCATGGAGGTCCTGCTGGGGGAGCTCAATACCGACAGAGCGGCCAAGGCTGAGGAGATCCAGCGCCTCAAG GCACAACTGAATGAGAAGGAGATCACATGTATAGAAATTCAGACGCTGCTCGATAAGTTTTACAAAATGCAAGGTCAGCCGCCCCCGCCTACCACCAATAATGG GTCTCCAGAGTGTCCCTCACGGTCTGGGTTCACACTGCCACTAAAGTGTTGTCTGCCCGGCAGAGAGGGCCTGCAGGACGCCATCCAGCTGTCCGTGCTGAAGCAGCTGCAGGAGGAGAAGCAAGCCACG ATCGCTGCCATGTTGAAGCTCTCAGAAACTGAGGAAAG ACTGCAGCAGCAGGAGATGTTCCTGGCGCAGGCTCAGAGATGCATCCAGGAGCTCACGGATGAACTGCGGAACCGCTGCCTGGAGCTCCGAGACATGCACGTCAGTGCCCAGCAGCAGGAGAAGCTTATGCAG GAGGTGGAGGTTTTAAGAAGGCAGGTAGGCATCCTGTCTGAAGAGAACGGGAAGCTAGTGGGTCATCAGAACCATCGTCAGAAGATCGAGTACCTGGTGAAACTGAAAAAGGACAACACGAAGCTGATGGAG GAAAATGAGCTGCTTCGGTCAGAGATCAGTCTGCTGAAGGACGTGAGAAAGCTGTGA
- the kif15 gene encoding kinesin-like protein KIF15-B isoform X3: protein MLLSAMSTKGRESGEPLQQTAVSSGDGDSIKVFVRVRPLTQGAGLTTDGDQSMCLTVTSANTIRLHTKPEPRTFTYDHVADVDVTQESVFASVARNIVESCVNGYNGTVFAYGQTGSGKTFTMLGPSESSSFSDDLRGVIPRSFECLFFLISREVERSGSSKSFLCKCSFIEIYNEQIYDLLDSASASLFLRENIKKGVFVEGAVEKIVTSAVDAYQVLSMGWRNRRVASTSMNRESSRSHAVFTMTLESKETVNEVVNIRTSQLNLVDLAGSERQKDTHTEGSRLKEASSINRSLMCLGQVIMALVDVSNGKSRHICYRDSKLTFLLRDSLGGNARTYIIANVHPGSKCFGETLSTLQFAQRAKLIKNKAMINEDTQGNVKQLQAELKKLKEQLAQALAAGVRLEDGGKDLAPGGPQLLPVLPAESSSQTPYQRRFTEAMLLWRRTEDVKKSLLQKLAQLEEAWAKKEKFIHSNRMILKFREEHISRLEKLLKGGQSRLADEETQNLVNQLQQEIKILKDQVEHHPRMIRYAAENFSLREENQQLRALESVRETAVANTQTAAELEVLLQRCLEAEKTPGDPLSRSTSVTMDSISAASVERLKSQLVQKQAELTATVQALEEYKEVTKKQLSELKSEKRYLEKSNNHLENILVATKAHKNLEVSQLNKLHVETIKSLTTPTKTYNLRSRLVPLSSPEHCNSEEDVEDIRSEPPPPDMNEVACETLTEELRLAQEQAGSFQNQLDEEQAKGRKLQLQTAKLEEQVSRMEEDLRSKEEMYSSERGVWTKEQQTLQESVAALETALQEERGRADVLKGEIHDLRVVLQSADKELEVAKGELEQNRGEQDQELDRLSTALISTQLQLDNLRLESEQVLKERRHLQDALDTLQAEMTFEADQCRQQLEEKAAETASQQIQLTALKEALQSEREHASSLMAQLREDKESTSMELVRSGQENAQLRSRMSELSTQTQQQAASILNLEQSLSSANAALASLEQKAEADKACVVDLINQTRDLRSDLGQKEHSLALLTGDLKDITAKYTCACGEREELRESILRMKQEIQELREASQRRVASDQIAQELVQEDLAYATEEVGRLTRVLDEQADLLRAVQAQAAEKDATIQELQGQLKGQEEQKLAEGDLQRVNHTPRPSVTPKAESWTPHTPQSFGTNVSQLLETQARELEDRRSSMMTMEVLLGELNTDRAAKAEEIQRLKAQLNEKEITCIEIQTLLDKFYKMQGQPPPPTTNNGEGLQDAIQLSVLKQLQEEKQATIAAMLKLSETEERLQQQEMFLAQAQRCIQELTDELRNRCLELRDMHVSAQQQEKLMQEVEVLRRQVGILSEENGKLVGHQNHRQKIEYLVKLKKDNTKLMEENELLRSEISLLKDVRKL, encoded by the exons ATGTTATTATCCGCTATGAGTACGAAGGGGAGAG AGTCCGGGGAGCCTCTACAACAGACAGCTGTCAG CAGCGGCGATGGCGACTCCATCAAAGTGTTTGTTCGCGTGCGGCCGCTCACCCAGGGCGCCGGGCTGACGACGGACGGCGACCAGAGTATGTGCCTGACCGTCACGTCGGCCAACACCATCCGCCTGCACACGAAGCCAGAGCCGCGCACGTTCACCTACGACCACGTGGCCGACGTGGACGTCACACAG GAGTCTGTGTTTGCCAGTGTGGCCAGAAACATTGTGGAATCCTGTGTGAATGGATACAACGGCACGGTCTTTGCTTA tggtCAAACCGGCTCTGGGAAAACTTTCACTATGCTGG gtccctctGAATCCAGCAGCTTCAGCGACGACTTGCGCGGCGTCATTCCTAGAAGCTTTGAGTGTCTTTTTTTCCTCATCAGCCGGGAGGTGGAACGC TCTGGAAGCTCCAAGAGCTTCCTTTGCAAGTGCTCCTTCATCGAGATCTACAACGAGCAGATATATGACCTTCTGGACAGCGCCTCGGCCAGCCTCTTTCTGCGTGAGAACATCAAGAAGGGCGTGTTCGTGGAGGGTGCCGTGGAGAAGATCGTCACCTCGGCTGTGGACGCGTACCAG GTGCTCTCCATGGGCTGGCGGAACCGACGAGTGGCTTCCACCTCCATGAACCGGGAGTCGTCGCGGTCCCACGCGGTCTTCACCATGACGCTGGAATCCAAGGAGACTGTGAATGAGGTGGTGAACATTCGCACATCCCAGCTGAACCTGGTGGACCTGGCCGGCTCCGAGAGGCAGAAGGACACGCACACAGAGGGATCCCGGTTGAAG GAAGCCAGCAGCATAAATCGCTCCCTGATGTGCCTGGGCCAGGTAATAATGGCTCTGGTGGACGTGTCCAACGGCAAAAGTCGCCACATCTGTTACAGGGACTCCAAACTCACCTTCCTGCTTCGG GACTCTCTGGGTGGTAACGCCAGGACTTACATTATAGCCAACGTGCATCCTGGCTCCAAGTGCTTCGGGGAGACGCTGTCCACCCTCCAGTTTGCACAGAGAGCCAAGCTCATCAAGAACAAG GCCATGATCAACGAGGACACACAGGGCAACGTGAAGCAGCTGCAGGCCGAGctgaagaagctgaaggagcagCTGGCCCAGGCTCTAGCAGCTGGGGTCAGGctggaggacggcgggaaagatcTTGCCCCTGGAGGCCCCCAGTTGCTGCCCG TGCTGCCGGCTGAGAGCAGCTCGCAGACACCTTACCAGAGGCGCTTCACAGAGGCCATGCTACTCTGGAGAAGGACAGAGGACGTGAAGAAG TCTCTGCTTCAGAAGCTTGCACAGCTGGAAGAGGCCTGGGCCAAGAAGGAGAAGTTCATCCACTCCAATCGCATGATCCTCAAGTTCCGGGAGGAGCACATCTCACGGCTGGAAAAGCTGCTGAAGGGAGGCCAGAGCAGGCTTGCTGACGAGGAGACCCAGAACCTGGTGAACCAGCTTCAGCAGGAGATCAAGATACTCAAGGATCAG GTGGAGCATCATCCTCGCATGATCCGGTATGCTGCAGAGAATTTCAGCCTTAGGGAGGAGAACCAACAGCTACGGGCCCTGGAGTCAGTCCGGGAGACTGCGGTGGCCAACACTCAGACCGCAGCCGAGCTGGAGGTGCTGCTGCAGAGATGTCTGGAGGCAGAGAAAACCCCTGGAG ACCCGCTAAGCCGCTCTACCTCTGTGACCATGGACAGCATCTCTGCAGCTTCTGTGGAGCGGctgaagtcccagttggttcaGAAGCAGGCAGAGCTGACTGCCACGGTCCAGGCTCTGGAGGAGTACAAGGAGGTCACCAA AAAGCAGCTGTCAGAGCTAAAGTCTGAGAAGAGGTACCTGGAGAAATCCAACAACCACCTGGAGAACATCCTGGTGGCCACAAAAGCCCACAAAAACCTGGAGGTTTCCCAGCTGAACAAGCTGCATGTGGAGACCATCAAG AGCTTGACCACACCCACCAAGACGTACAACCTGCGCTCTCGCCTGGTGCCCCTGTCCAGCCCCGAGCACTGCAACAGTGAGGAAGACGTGGAGGACATTCGCAGTGAGCCCCCGCCCCCAGACATGAACGAGGTCGCCTGTGAGACACTGACGGAGGAGCTGCGGCTGGCCCAG GAGCAAGCCGGCTCCTTCCAGAACCAGCTGGATGAGGAGCAGGCGAAGGGCAGGAAGCTACAGCTACAGACCGCAAAGCTGGAGGAGCAGGTATCCAGGATGGAGGAGGACCTGCGTAGCAAAGAGGAG ATGTACTCCTCTGAGCGGGGTGTCTGGACCAAGGAGCAGCAAACTCTACAGGAGAGCGTAGCTGCTCTGGAGACGGCACTGCAAGAGGAGCGGGGCAGGGCAGACG TGCTAAAGGGCGAGATACACGACCTGCGGGTGGTGCTGCAGTCAGCTGACAAGGAGCTGGAGGTGGCGAAAGGCGAGCTGGAGCAAAACCGCGGCGAGCAGGACCAGGAGCTGGACCGGCTCTCTACCGCCCTCATCAGCACGCAGCTGCAGCTGGATAATCTCAG GCTGGAATCAGAGCAGGTCCTGAAGGAGAGGCGCCACCTGCAGGACGCCCTGGACACGCTGCAAGCAGAGATGACGTTTGAAGCCGACCAGTGCAGACAGCAGCTGGAGGAAAAGGCGGCAGAGACTGCCTCCCAGCAGATACAGCTGACG GCTCTGAAAGAAGCCCTGCAGTCCGAGAGAGAACATGCATCCTCCTTGATGGCCCAGCTCAGAGAAGACAAGGAGAGCACCTCCAT GGAGCTGGTGAGGTCAGGGCAGGAAAACGCCCAGCTGAGAAGTCGGATGTCTGAACTGAGCACGCAAACGCAgcagcag GCCGCCAGCATCCTCAACCTCGAGCAGAGTCTGTCCTCGGCTAATGCTGCACTCGCGAGTCTGGAGCAGAAGGCCGAGGCAGATAAA GCCTGTGTGGTGGATCTCATAAaccaaaccagggacctccGCAGTGACCTGGGCCAGAAGGAGCACAGCCTGGCCCTTCTGACGGGTGACCTGAAGGACATCACG GCCAAGTACACCTGTGCCTGCGGAGAACGCGAGGAGCTGCGAGAGAGCATCCTCCGGATGAAGCAGGAGATCCAGGAGCTGAGGGAGGCATCCCAGCGCCGCGTGGCCTCCGACCAAATCGCC CAAGAGCTGGTGCAGGAAGACCTGGCTTATGCCACCGAGGAGGTGGGCCGCCTGACCAGGGTGCTGGACGAGCAGGCCGACCTCCTGCGAGCTGTGCAGGCCCAGGCCGCCGAGAAGGACGCCACCATCCAAGAGCTGCAGGGGCAG CTGAAAGGTCAGGAGGAACAGAAGCTGGCTGAAGGTGACCTTCAGCGGGTCAATCACACTCCACGGCCTTCAGTCACTCCAAAGGCAGAGTCGTGG ACTCCACATACACCCCAGAGCTTCGGCACAAACGTGTCCCAGCTGCTGGAGACTCAGGCCCGGGAGCTGGAGGATCGCCGGTCCTCCATGATGACCATGGAGGTCCTGCTGGGGGAGCTCAATACCGACAGAGCGGCCAAGGCTGAGGAGATCCAGCGCCTCAAG GCACAACTGAATGAGAAGGAGATCACATGTATAGAAATTCAGACGCTGCTCGATAAGTTTTACAAAATGCAAGGTCAGCCGCCCCCGCCTACCACCAATAATGG AGAGGGCCTGCAGGACGCCATCCAGCTGTCCGTGCTGAAGCAGCTGCAGGAGGAGAAGCAAGCCACG ATCGCTGCCATGTTGAAGCTCTCAGAAACTGAGGAAAG ACTGCAGCAGCAGGAGATGTTCCTGGCGCAGGCTCAGAGATGCATCCAGGAGCTCACGGATGAACTGCGGAACCGCTGCCTGGAGCTCCGAGACATGCACGTCAGTGCCCAGCAGCAGGAGAAGCTTATGCAG GAGGTGGAGGTTTTAAGAAGGCAGGTAGGCATCCTGTCTGAAGAGAACGGGAAGCTAGTGGGTCATCAGAACCATCGTCAGAAGATCGAGTACCTGGTGAAACTGAAAAAGGACAACACGAAGCTGATGGAG GAAAATGAGCTGCTTCGGTCAGAGATCAGTCTGCTGAAGGACGTGAGAAAGCTGTGA